From a region of the Nitrospirota bacterium genome:
- a CDS encoding NADH-quinone oxidoreductase subunit F, translating into MGITLRKIIYEIGGGIAGSKKLKAVQTGGPSGGCIPPDLLDMPVDFDSLKEAGTIMGSGGMVIMDEDTCMVDVARYFLDFTRRESCGQCIPCRLGTQQMFEILNDITTGNGRPGDIDLLLKLSGSIKRSSICGLGKTAPNPVLTTIRYFRDEFEAHINEKRCPAGVCNM; encoded by the coding sequence ATGGGCATTACTTTAAGAAAAATCATATATGAAATCGGCGGTGGAATAGCCGGAAGTAAAAAATTAAAAGCTGTCCAGACAGGAGGACCATCAGGAGGCTGTATCCCCCCGGATTTACTCGATATGCCGGTAGATTTTGATTCACTTAAAGAAGCAGGAACCATAATGGGCTCGGGTGGAATGGTAATAATGGATGAGGATACCTGCATGGTTGATGTTGCCAGATATTTTCTCGATTTTACACGGAGAGAGTCCTGTGGTCAGTGCATTCCTTGCAGACTTGGGACTCAGCAGATGTTTGAAATCCTAAATGATATTACAACAGGCAATGGAAGACCAGGGGATATTGATCTTCTTTTAAAATTAAGTGGATCAATTAAACGAAGTTCAATCTGTGGTCTTGGAAAGACAGCTCCAAATCCTGTGCTTACCACTATCCGGTATTTTAGAGATGAGTTTGAAGCACATATAAATGAGAAAAGATGTCCTGCGGGAGTATGCAATATGTAA
- a CDS encoding molybdopterin-dependent oxidoreductase codes for MRKDVLREYAICNEMKGGMMGRVNLMINGQEIQSWQGATILEAALENKIYIPHLCYHPDLKPQGVCRVCLVELDNGQFVASCRTPVKEGMVLETNSPELDRVRRPIIEMIIANHHMDCRNCLKKGQCQLQKIMAYMKIDKHTIQQHMRLSLREILVDDSNPFFIRDHNKCVMCGICVSTCREIAKINAIDFVGRGNKLKIATFGDSEIANSKCISCGECVIRCPVGALAFKDTRKPTKEVKSVCPYCGVGCDIYLGIKDNQIVNVRADKSSSVNFGSLCVKGRFGMEFVHSPDRLKDPLIRQGKDKSEKVSWDEALDLIVKNFSKYKNEEFALIASTKCTNEDNYIAQKFARVIMGSNNIDTMARFCYAPAISAFRRTGQCVGFGLNQEDNPCFSPQTEHILDKIEKVSCVLIAGANMTRSFPVLALKIKRAVNRGAKLIIISPNETELCINADKWLKPYPGTDLALLMGMCNVIVEEELYDRSFTEMYCNNFNEFSEILGDFSLGRVERITGVPRVLIEEAARLYAGSYPAAIFWGSGITQHTNGTDNVHALINLAILTANIKHSFSLNPLSGQSNSLGACDMGCLPDYYPCYQPVTSSDVRETFESMWNCKLNPDPGLTIPEIIDATIAGKIKALYIIGTDLTKSFVPAKKVDVALKKAKFIVSQDMFLNDTAKYANVILPAASFAEKEGTIINTEGKTQKIERALEPLGNSRPDWSIICELAKRFEHQGFIFGSAEEILSEIFTVIQHLPERIGKFNLFPLQYTHPAETTDIDYPIILTTERDIYNYGVFSEKVEGLKILKSKNYIYINPKDADDFGISDMEEIRIISRHGSIQAESRLSKSTPTGLAVMNLEKGKFNPLLNPVLNGISKTPEIKMCAIRFEKIKASKKRQKRVSESYV; via the coding sequence ATGAGAAAAGATGTCCTGCGGGAGTATGCAATATGTAATGAGATGAAAGGAGGTATGATGGGAAGGGTTAATCTTATGATTAACGGACAGGAGATTCAATCCTGGCAAGGAGCTACAATTCTTGAAGCTGCATTAGAAAACAAAATTTATATACCTCATCTTTGCTATCATCCAGATCTGAAGCCTCAAGGGGTATGCCGTGTCTGTCTGGTTGAACTTGACAATGGACAGTTTGTAGCATCCTGTAGAACACCAGTTAAAGAAGGGATGGTTTTAGAAACAAATAGTCCTGAATTAGACAGGGTGAGGCGGCCGATTATTGAGATGATTATTGCAAATCATCATATGGATTGCAGGAATTGTCTTAAAAAAGGACAGTGCCAATTACAAAAAATTATGGCTTACATGAAAATAGATAAACATACAATTCAGCAGCACATGAGACTATCTCTTAGAGAAATTCTTGTTGATGATTCGAATCCATTTTTTATTAGGGATCATAATAAGTGTGTTATGTGTGGAATATGTGTAAGTACATGTCGGGAAATTGCAAAGATAAACGCTATCGATTTTGTTGGTAGAGGCAATAAATTAAAAATAGCTACTTTTGGTGATAGTGAAATCGCCAATTCAAAATGTATCTCATGCGGAGAATGTGTGATTCGTTGTCCTGTTGGTGCTCTTGCATTTAAAGATACAAGAAAACCTACTAAAGAAGTTAAATCTGTCTGTCCTTACTGCGGTGTTGGATGTGATATATATCTTGGTATTAAAGATAATCAAATTGTTAACGTGAGAGCTGACAAATCAAGTTCTGTAAATTTTGGTAGTCTTTGCGTAAAAGGAAGATTTGGCATGGAGTTCGTGCACTCACCTGACAGACTGAAAGACCCTCTCATAAGGCAAGGTAAAGATAAAAGTGAAAAAGTTTCATGGGATGAGGCACTCGATCTTATAGTTAAAAATTTTAGTAAATATAAAAATGAAGAATTTGCTCTTATAGCATCAACAAAATGCACGAATGAAGATAACTATATAGCACAGAAGTTCGCACGTGTTATTATGGGTAGCAATAACATTGATACCATGGCAAGATTTTGCTATGCTCCCGCAATATCAGCATTCCGCAGAACAGGTCAATGTGTGGGATTTGGTCTAAATCAAGAAGATAACCCATGCTTTTCCCCACAAACAGAACACATTCTGGATAAAATCGAGAAAGTTTCATGTGTTCTTATTGCAGGTGCAAACATGACCCGATCTTTTCCTGTCCTTGCTTTAAAAATAAAAAGGGCTGTAAATAGAGGTGCAAAGCTTATAATTATAAGTCCGAATGAAACTGAACTCTGTATTAATGCTGACAAGTGGTTGAAACCCTATCCTGGCACTGATTTAGCTCTTCTTATGGGCATGTGTAATGTAATTGTCGAAGAGGAATTATATGATAGATCTTTTACAGAGATGTACTGTAATAATTTTAACGAATTCAGTGAAATTCTTGGTGATTTTTCCCTCGGGAGAGTAGAAAGGATTACCGGTGTCCCTCGTGTATTAATTGAGGAAGCTGCTCGACTTTATGCAGGAAGCTATCCAGCTGCAATCTTTTGGGGTTCAGGCATTACTCAACATACTAATGGAACAGATAACGTGCATGCACTAATAAATCTTGCAATTCTTACGGCAAATATAAAGCATTCATTCTCACTAAATCCATTATCAGGGCAGAGTAATAGTTTAGGTGCTTGCGATATGGGATGTCTGCCTGACTATTATCCATGCTATCAGCCTGTTACTTCTTCAGATGTGAGGGAGACATTTGAATCTATGTGGAACTGCAAATTGAATCCTGATCCCGGACTTACTATCCCAGAAATAATAGACGCTACAATTGCAGGCAAAATAAAAGCGCTATATATCATAGGAACAGACCTCACTAAATCTTTTGTGCCAGCCAAAAAGGTAGATGTTGCTTTAAAGAAGGCAAAATTTATTGTATCTCAAGACATGTTTCTAAATGATACAGCAAAATATGCAAATGTTATTCTTCCTGCAGCAAGCTTTGCTGAAAAAGAAGGCACAATAATAAATACAGAAGGAAAGACACAAAAAATAGAAAGAGCACTCGAGCCGTTGGGAAATTCACGTCCTGACTGGTCTATAATCTGCGAATTGGCGAAGAGATTCGAGCATCAGGGTTTTATTTTTGGAAGCGCTGAAGAGATTCTTTCAGAAATATTTACAGTAATCCAGCACTTACCCGAAAGAATTGGTAAGTTCAATCTATTTCCGCTTCAATATACACATCCGGCAGAAACAACCGACATAGATTATCCAATTATTCTCACTACAGAAAGAGATATTTATAATTATGGTGTTTTTTCTGAAAAAGTCGAAGGATTAAAGATTCTGAAATCCAAAAATTATATTTATATTAATCCAAAGGATGCTGATGATTTTGGGATATCAGACA